The following are from one region of the Gloeomargarita lithophora Alchichica-D10 genome:
- a CDS encoding BglII/BstYI family type II restriction endonuclease codes for MIIAGMYSFNNGQEIIGNNYAHELQEVKEVINLIDSESCRIKISKEKTMPGKLLYQPAKLNKLFQKAFTERQWQKYRIACDYSNPIRLANRYSEEPSTGAVPLRPLFKIQLGLLYSQAYYTPEYQTRTRFSKSAFREMDFIKNEVGVEVQFGKYAFMVYNVCAKMTIFRNLHAINVGIEIVPVKEFAEQMSTGVSYFEQFVWDLEHRGVANIDIPVPILGVTKSS; via the coding sequence ATGATTATTGCCGGTATGTATTCTTTTAATAATGGCCAAGAAATAATAGGTAATAATTATGCTCATGAACTTCAAGAAGTCAAGGAAGTTATCAACTTGATTGATAGTGAAAGTTGCAGGATAAAAATCAGCAAAGAAAAAACAATGCCAGGAAAGTTATTGTACCAACCCGCTAAGCTCAATAAGCTGTTTCAAAAAGCATTTACAGAAAGACAATGGCAAAAATATCGAATCGCCTGCGACTATAGCAATCCCATCCGATTAGCGAACAGATATTCAGAAGAACCAAGTACGGGGGCGGTGCCCCTGCGACCGCTGTTCAAAATTCAATTAGGATTGCTATATTCCCAAGCGTATTATACTCCTGAATACCAGACAAGAACTCGATTTTCTAAAAGTGCATTTAGAGAAATGGATTTCATTAAAAATGAAGTCGGGGTAGAAGTCCAGTTTGGAAAATATGCTTTTATGGTCTATAATGTGTGTGCTAAGATGACTATTTTTCGTAATTTGCACGCCATTAATGTTGGCATAGAAATTGTCCCTGTCAAAGAATTTGCCGAGCAAATGTCAACGGGTGTTTCTTACTTTGAACAGTTTGTATGGGATTTGGAACATCGAGGTGTCGCCAACATTGATATTCCTGTGCCGATCTTAGGCGTTACTAAAAGCTCCTAG
- a CDS encoding ParM/StbA family protein — MTYNKFAGSPTLLSVDLGRTSTKTCISSELEEVVIIPANVAPMSVEQVRQGRFEGGAPLLDLWVEYHGRAYAIGHLAADFGAGLGMGFTSDSQVKTSRKVEDALVKTFACIGYFDLSGDLAVSLGLPYLSQEQFDTEKRQLVAQLQAPHALSYRGRSLTVNITKVWVMPEGFGSLVWCHKMAEKRVDFTNLHVGVIDIGHQTTDMLKVDKFHFARGTSRSEEFGMSQFYDQVAAQIKGANSEDLTLIEAVHQPEGKRFYRPRGERPMDLDEILPRLREIFAKELWERVRQWLPSQVSDVIITGGGGGFFWDDFSPLLREYGLMPHLANPSRTANALGQYVYGQVQLSKDKGA; from the coding sequence ATGACCTACAACAAATTTGCTGGCTCCCCGACCCTGTTGAGCGTTGACCTGGGACGCACTTCCACCAAGACCTGTATTTCTAGCGAACTGGAGGAAGTCGTCATCATTCCGGCCAATGTGGCACCGATGAGCGTGGAGCAGGTGCGCCAGGGGCGGTTTGAAGGCGGTGCTCCCCTGTTAGACCTATGGGTGGAATACCACGGTCGGGCTTATGCGATTGGGCATCTGGCCGCCGATTTTGGGGCGGGTTTGGGCATGGGATTTACCAGCGATAGCCAGGTGAAAACTTCTCGCAAGGTGGAAGATGCCCTGGTGAAAACCTTTGCCTGTATCGGTTACTTTGACCTGAGCGGGGATTTGGCGGTTTCCTTGGGGTTGCCCTACCTGTCCCAGGAGCAATTCGATACGGAAAAACGCCAACTGGTCGCCCAACTGCAAGCCCCCCACGCCCTGTCCTACCGAGGCCGCAGTCTCACCGTAAATATCACCAAAGTCTGGGTGATGCCGGAGGGGTTTGGCAGTTTGGTTTGGTGCCACAAAATGGCGGAAAAGCGGGTGGATTTCACCAATTTGCATGTGGGGGTGATTGATATTGGTCACCAGACCACGGATATGCTCAAGGTGGACAAATTTCACTTTGCCCGGGGCACCTCCCGCAGTGAAGAATTTGGCATGAGCCAGTTTTATGACCAGGTGGCCGCCCAGATCAAAGGTGCCAACAGCGAAGATTTGACGCTCATTGAAGCGGTGCATCAACCGGAGGGCAAACGGTTCTACCGTCCCCGGGGGGAAAGACCCATGGATTTAGACGAAATCCTGCCCCGATTGCGGGAAATTTTTGCCAAGGAACTCTGGGAACGGGTGCGCCAATGGCTCCCCAGCCAAGTCTCGGATGTGATTATCACCGGCGGGGGGGGTGGGTTTTTCTGGGATGACTTTTCCCCGCTCCTGCGGGAATACGGCCTGATGCCCCATCTCGCCAACCCCAGCCGCACCGCCAACGCCCTCGGCCAGTACGTCTATGGTCAGGTGCAATTGAGCAAAGACAAAGGCGCTTAG
- the glgP gene encoding alpha-glucan family phosphorylase: MPYFDPILTLQDRLPQGLKPLAPLSFNYWWTWSGQQLRLFNTIDHQLWEACHHNPVLFLQKVSRERLDAVATDPDYVQMVQTLMVRFRQYMQFQDCPLAPQISPERPVAYFCAEFGLHESLPIYSGGLGILAGDHLKSASDLALPLVGVGLLYRQGYFRQRLNRQGWQEDYYIDNQFSDLPLELMRSPTGEPLTLTVEIRGRQVVAQIWRVRVGRTDLYLMDSDVAENDPIDRWLTGHLYGGNQETRIAQEVLLGIGGVRLLQTLGLEPGVYHLNEGHAAFALLEVARGEMARTGQSFYGVEGQVRQKCVFTTHTPVPAGHDAFSPDLMDSFFASYWPQLHLSREQFLALGARRLGDPWEPFNMTVLALRLTRAANGVSQLHGEVSRQMWSILYPDQPVAQVPIGAITNGVHAQTWTAPLVSELFRTYVHPEWETHLPDPELWVRVSQIPDRELWQRHQTLKQRLISYTRSHLFTSREQRGETPEQLEAIARWLDPQVLTIGFARRFSPYKRGHLIIRDPERAKRLLTHSERPVQLIFAGKAHPADEEGKRIIQRLMEWCRDPDIQPRVAFIEDYDMHTARALVQGVDLWLNNPRRPLEASGTSGQKVCFNGGINFSVLDGWWCEGYQAGVNGWAIGEDLHTSNQELQDQLDSESLYRLLENEIIPMYYDRDGEGLPRQWLQRMKASIRTNIPRFNTARMVQDYINHIYAPSPELALSGKG, encoded by the coding sequence ATGCCATATTTTGATCCGATCTTGACTCTGCAAGACCGTTTACCCCAGGGGCTGAAGCCATTGGCTCCCTTGTCTTTTAACTATTGGTGGACGTGGTCGGGACAGCAGTTGCGCTTGTTTAATACTATTGACCATCAACTCTGGGAAGCCTGTCATCACAACCCGGTGCTGTTTTTGCAAAAGGTGAGCCGGGAGCGGTTGGATGCGGTGGCGACCGACCCGGACTATGTGCAGATGGTACAAACGTTGATGGTGCGGTTTCGGCAGTATATGCAGTTCCAGGATTGTCCCTTGGCTCCCCAGATTAGCCCGGAGCGACCGGTGGCTTATTTTTGTGCGGAATTTGGTTTGCACGAGTCCCTACCGATTTATTCGGGGGGGTTGGGGATTTTGGCGGGGGATCACCTCAAGTCGGCTTCGGATTTGGCTTTGCCGCTGGTGGGGGTGGGACTTTTGTACCGGCAGGGTTATTTTCGCCAACGGTTGAATCGCCAGGGTTGGCAGGAAGATTATTACATTGACAATCAATTTAGCGACCTGCCCCTAGAACTAATGCGCTCCCCGACCGGGGAACCCCTGACCTTGACGGTGGAGATTCGGGGGCGACAGGTGGTGGCACAGATTTGGCGGGTGCGGGTGGGACGCACGGATTTATACCTGATGGATTCGGATGTAGCGGAGAATGACCCGATTGACCGCTGGTTGACCGGCCATTTGTACGGGGGGAATCAGGAAACCCGGATTGCCCAAGAGGTTTTGTTGGGAATCGGCGGGGTGCGTTTGTTGCAAACCCTGGGGCTGGAGCCGGGGGTGTATCACCTGAATGAGGGTCATGCGGCCTTTGCCTTGCTGGAGGTGGCGAGGGGGGAAATGGCACGCACGGGGCAGTCGTTTTATGGGGTGGAAGGGCAGGTGCGGCAGAAATGCGTGTTTACCACCCATACCCCGGTACCGGCGGGGCATGATGCTTTTTCGCCGGATTTGATGGATTCGTTTTTTGCCAGCTATTGGCCGCAGTTGCATCTGTCGCGGGAGCAGTTTCTGGCCCTGGGTGCCCGGCGCTTGGGCGACCCCTGGGAGCCGTTTAATATGACGGTGCTGGCTCTGCGGTTGACCCGGGCGGCCAACGGGGTGAGTCAATTGCACGGGGAGGTGTCCCGGCAGATGTGGTCAATTCTCTATCCCGACCAGCCGGTGGCGCAGGTGCCGATTGGGGCGATTACCAACGGGGTTCATGCCCAGACTTGGACGGCTCCCTTGGTGAGTGAATTATTTCGTACTTACGTCCATCCTGAGTGGGAAACCCACCTGCCCGACCCGGAACTGTGGGTGCGGGTGAGCCAGATTCCTGACCGGGAACTGTGGCAGCGGCACCAAACCCTGAAACAACGCTTGATTAGCTATACCCGTAGCCATTTATTTACCAGCCGGGAACAGCGGGGGGAGACCCCGGAGCAACTAGAGGCGATTGCCCGTTGGCTTGACCCGCAGGTGCTGACCATTGGCTTTGCCCGCCGGTTTAGCCCCTACAAGCGGGGGCATTTGATCATCCGTGACCCGGAACGGGCGAAGCGGTTGCTGACCCACTCGGAACGGCCAGTGCAGTTGATTTTTGCCGGGAAAGCCCACCCCGCCGATGAGGAGGGTAAACGGATTATCCAACGCCTGATGGAATGGTGTCGTGACCCGGACATCCAACCACGGGTGGCTTTTATTGAAGATTACGATATGCACACGGCGCGGGCGTTGGTGCAGGGGGTGGATTTGTGGCTGAATAATCCCCGTCGTCCCCTGGAGGCTTCCGGCACCAGCGGCCAAAAGGTCTGTTTCAACGGCGGGATCAATTTCAGCGTTTTAGACGGTTGGTGGTGCGAGGGCTACCAGGCCGGGGTGAATGGCTGGGCGATTGGAGAAGACCTGCACACGAGCAATCAAGAACTCCAGGATCAATTGGACAGCGAGTCCCTGTACCGCCTGCTGGAAAATGAGATCATCCCCATGTACTACGACCGGGATGGGGAAGGCTTGCCCCGGCAATGGTTACAACGGATGAAGGCTTCCATTCGCACCAATATCCCCCGGTTCAACACCGCCCGCATGGTGCAGGATTATATCAACCACATCTATGCCCCCAGCCCGGAACTGGCCTTGAGTGGCAAAGGTTAG
- the gltX gene encoding glutamate--tRNA ligase, producing the protein MTVRVRIAPSPTGNLHIGTARTALFNWLFARHHQGEFILRIEDTDQERSQPEFTENIIAGLQWLGLHWDIGPIWQTQRTQRYREIIEQLLAQKLAYHSYETEAELQAMRAQQEAQKQAPRYTNQHRHLTPEQIAEFIAQGRQPVIRFQIDDQREIVWHDLVRGAMRWRGSDLGGDMVIARADGQPLYNFAVVVDDIDMQISHVIRGEDHIANTAKQILIYEALNAPIPDFAHTPLILNAEGRKLSKRDGVTSIFDFRNMGYLAVALTNYMTLLGWSPPAGEELFTLAEAVPLFSLERVNKAGGKFDWDKLNWINSHYIRQLSTKELCGELLPFWQQAGYGFNPESDQPWLWQLTELIAPSLVTLKDGVDLARFYMRELPDYDPEAIAQLQQMESQPILTALLAQTSPEDTDTAKQIVQTTVQQCGVKKGAVMKTLRAALMGSMHGPDLIQSWLILHQRRYAQLRLSEALQIAQGKN; encoded by the coding sequence GTGACTGTTCGCGTCCGCATCGCCCCCAGCCCGACGGGAAATTTACATATTGGCACCGCCCGTACCGCCTTATTTAATTGGTTATTTGCGCGCCATCACCAGGGGGAATTTATCCTGCGAATTGAAGATACGGATCAGGAGCGTTCCCAACCAGAATTTACAGAGAATATTATTGCTGGTCTGCAATGGTTGGGTTTGCATTGGGATATTGGCCCGATTTGGCAGACCCAAAGAACCCAGCGTTATCGGGAAATTATCGAGCAATTACTCGCCCAAAAATTGGCTTACCACAGTTATGAAACCGAAGCTGAATTACAAGCCATGCGGGCACAACAAGAAGCCCAAAAACAAGCCCCCCGTTACACCAACCAGCACCGGCATTTGACCCCAGAACAAATAGCAGAATTTATCGCCCAAGGACGGCAACCCGTGATCCGTTTTCAAATTGACGATCAACGGGAAATTGTCTGGCATGATTTGGTACGGGGCGCAATGCGTTGGCGGGGGAGCGACCTGGGGGGGGATATGGTCATTGCCCGTGCTGATGGGCAACCTTTGTACAATTTTGCGGTGGTGGTGGACGATATAGATATGCAAATTTCCCATGTGATTCGCGGGGAGGATCATATTGCTAATACCGCCAAGCAAATTTTAATTTATGAAGCCTTAAATGCCCCGATTCCCGACTTTGCCCATACCCCTTTAATTCTCAATGCCGAGGGGCGCAAACTTTCTAAACGGGATGGGGTGACTTCGATTTTTGACTTTCGGAATATGGGTTATCTCGCTGTAGCTTTAACCAATTACATGACCCTTTTGGGGTGGTCGCCCCCGGCGGGAGAAGAGTTGTTTACTTTAGCCGAGGCAGTACCATTATTTTCCCTAGAACGGGTGAACAAAGCGGGTGGCAAATTCGATTGGGATAAATTAAACTGGATCAATAGTCATTACATTCGCCAGTTATCTACCAAGGAATTGTGTGGGGAATTACTCCCTTTTTGGCAACAGGCGGGTTATGGGTTCAATCCAGAATCCGATCAGCCTTGGTTATGGCAACTTACGGAATTAATTGCCCCCAGCTTAGTTACCCTCAAGGATGGGGTGGATTTAGCCCGATTTTATATGCGTGAATTGCCGGATTACGACCCAGAAGCCATTGCCCAACTGCAACAGATGGAGAGTCAACCCATCCTCACTGCACTCTTGGCGCAAACCAGTCCTGAAGATACCGATACCGCTAAGCAAATTGTGCAAACCACGGTGCAACAATGTGGGGTAAAAAAAGGAGCGGTGATGAAAACTTTGCGGGCGGCCTTGATGGGTTCCATGCACGGCCCGGATTTAATCCAATCCTGGTTGATTTTGCACCAACGTCGCTATGCTCAACTGCGCTTAAGTGAAGCCCTTCAGATTGCCCAAGGGAAAAATTGA
- the pstB gene encoding phosphate ABC transporter ATP-binding protein PstB produces the protein MAVQDGIPDSELILHTMVNAFYYGSFPALRNIDLKVQRKRITAFIGPSGCGKSTLLRCFNRLNDFIKGTKVEGQILFNGKNIYDPSLDPVTLRRRIGMVFQKPNPFAKSIYENIAFGPRINGYKGDMDELVERSLRQAALWDEVKDKLKKPGTALSGGQQQRLCIARAVAVQPEVILMDEPCSALDPISTRRIEDLMQELRDLYTIVIVTHNMQQASRVSDMTAFFNVEMKEGSRTGQLVEYDVTAKIFQQPAQEATQAYVGGRFG, from the coding sequence ATGGCAGTACAAGATGGGATTCCAGACAGTGAATTAATCCTACACACGATGGTGAACGCCTTTTACTATGGCAGTTTTCCGGCGCTACGCAACATTGACCTCAAGGTTCAGCGCAAGCGGATCACCGCTTTTATTGGCCCGTCGGGGTGTGGCAAGAGTACCCTATTGCGGTGTTTTAACCGTTTGAATGACTTTATCAAAGGCACCAAGGTCGAGGGGCAGATTTTATTCAACGGCAAAAATATCTACGACCCATCCCTAGACCCGGTGACCCTGCGGCGGCGGATTGGCATGGTGTTCCAGAAGCCCAACCCCTTTGCCAAGAGCATTTACGAAAATATCGCCTTTGGCCCGCGAATCAATGGCTATAAGGGCGACATGGATGAATTGGTGGAGCGTTCCCTGCGCCAAGCCGCCCTGTGGGACGAGGTCAAGGATAAACTCAAAAAACCGGGGACAGCCCTATCCGGGGGGCAACAACAGCGTTTGTGTATCGCCCGGGCGGTGGCGGTGCAACCGGAGGTAATTTTGATGGACGAACCCTGTTCCGCCCTTGACCCGATTTCCACCCGGCGGATTGAAGACCTGATGCAGGAACTGCGGGATTTATACACCATTGTGATCGTCACCCACAATATGCAACAGGCTTCGCGGGTGTCGGACATGACCGCCTTTTTCAACGTGGAAATGAAAGAAGGGAGCCGCACCGGGCAGTTGGTGGAGTACGATGTCACCGCCAAAATTTTCCAACAACCCGCCCAGGAAGCCACCCAAGCCTATGTGGGCGGACGGTTTGGCTAA
- a CDS encoding thiazole synthase: protein MVATVAPVTDTLVIGGKVFHSRLFTGTGRYRTLEQMQASITASGCEMVTVAVRRVQTQAVGHVGLVEALDWGKLWLLPNTAGCQTAEEAIRVARLGREMAKVLGQEDNSFIKLEVIPDGKYLLPDPVGTLHAAEQLVKEGFTVLPYINADPVLAQRLEAAGCATVMPLGSPIGSGQGLRNASNIEIIIAQAQVPVVVDAGIGTPSEAAQAMEMGAQAVLVNTAIAQAQDPARMAQAMGLAVKAGRLAYLAGRMPVQSQATPSSPPEN from the coding sequence ATGGTCGCCACGGTTGCTCCGGTCACCGATACGCTCGTCATTGGGGGTAAAGTTTTTCATTCCCGGTTGTTCACGGGCACGGGTCGCTATCGTACCCTAGAGCAAATGCAGGCCAGTATTACCGCCAGCGGTTGTGAAATGGTGACGGTGGCGGTGCGGCGGGTGCAGACCCAGGCGGTCGGTCACGTTGGGCTAGTAGAAGCCCTGGATTGGGGCAAACTTTGGCTGTTGCCCAACACGGCGGGTTGCCAAACGGCAGAGGAAGCCATCCGGGTGGCGCGTTTGGGGCGGGAGATGGCCAAGGTATTGGGGCAGGAGGACAATAGTTTTATCAAATTGGAAGTCATCCCCGATGGGAAATACCTGCTTCCCGACCCGGTAGGTACGCTCCACGCCGCCGAGCAATTAGTGAAAGAGGGGTTTACCGTCCTGCCCTACATCAATGCCGACCCGGTACTGGCGCAACGGTTGGAAGCGGCGGGCTGTGCCACGGTGATGCCCTTGGGTTCCCCCATCGGTTCGGGGCAAGGGTTACGCAACGCCAGCAATATCGAGATTATCATTGCCCAGGCTCAGGTGCCGGTGGTGGTGGATGCGGGGATTGGCACTCCTAGTGAGGCGGCGCAAGCGATGGAAATGGGGGCGCAGGCGGTGCTGGTGAATACGGCGATTGCCCAAGCCCAAGACCCGGCTCGGATGGCGCAGGCGATGGGTTTGGCGGTCAAAGCGGGGCGGCTGGCCTACTTAGCGGGGCGGATGCCCGTGCAGTCCCAGGCCACCCCCAGTTCCCCCCCGGAGAATTAA
- a CDS encoding Fe(3+) ABC transporter substrate-binding protein: protein MSNLSRRSLLLGGTSLVSVVTVGRFTAYKPVFAQTGVVNVYSSRHYDSDKVLFQKFTQSTGIRVNVLEANDDQLIERIKSEGSNAPADILFTVDAGRLWRAQEAGIFQPVNSPILTQSIPSSVREPGNHWFGFTRRARVIMYNKDRVKPNEISTYEELADGKWRGQVLVRTSRNVYNQSLVGAFIRHIGEGRTERWAQGLAQNLARPPKGGDTDQIRAAAAGAGSLAISNTYYLIRLLKSPKPEDKAAGQKIGIIFPNQNSWGTHVNISGAGLIKTAPNARNGQRFLEFLATREAQETLALGNNEYPVVAGVAIDPILAGFGTFKSDTINASVFGRNNALALKITDRAGWA, encoded by the coding sequence ATGAGCAATCTTTCACGGCGTTCGCTTTTGTTGGGGGGTACCTCCCTGGTCAGTGTGGTTACGGTGGGTCGTTTTACGGCCTACAAGCCGGTTTTTGCCCAGACGGGCGTGGTCAATGTGTACTCATCTCGGCATTACGATAGTGACAAGGTGCTTTTCCAGAAATTTACGCAATCCACGGGGATTCGGGTGAATGTGCTGGAGGCCAACGACGACCAATTGATTGAACGGATCAAGAGCGAAGGGAGCAATGCCCCGGCGGATATTCTGTTTACGGTGGATGCGGGGCGGTTGTGGCGTGCCCAGGAGGCGGGGATTTTTCAGCCGGTCAATTCACCGATTTTGACCCAATCTATCCCTAGCTCGGTGCGGGAACCGGGGAATCACTGGTTCGGTTTTACCCGCAGGGCGCGGGTGATCATGTACAACAAAGACCGGGTGAAACCGAATGAAATTTCCACCTACGAGGAGTTGGCTGACGGCAAATGGCGGGGTCAGGTGCTAGTGCGCACTTCCCGGAATGTGTACAACCAGTCTCTGGTGGGGGCTTTTATTCGCCATATCGGTGAAGGGCGCACGGAGCGGTGGGCGCAGGGGTTGGCGCAGAATTTAGCCCGACCGCCCAAGGGGGGGGATACGGATCAAATCCGGGCGGCGGCAGCGGGGGCGGGCAGTCTGGCGATTAGTAATACCTATTATTTGATTCGCCTGCTAAAATCTCCCAAGCCGGAGGACAAGGCGGCGGGGCAGAAGATCGGCATTATTTTCCCCAATCAAAACTCCTGGGGTACCCATGTGAATATTAGCGGCGCGGGGCTGATCAAAACCGCTCCCAACGCCCGCAATGGCCAGCGGTTCCTGGAGTTTCTGGCCACCCGCGAGGCTCAAGAGACCCTGGCACTGGGGAATAATGAATACCCGGTGGTGGCGGGGGTGGCGATTGATCCCATCTTGGCGGGTTTTGGCACGTTCAAGTCGGACACCATCAATGCCAGTGTGTTTGGGCGCAACAATGCCCTGGCCTTGAAAATTACCGACCGGGCGGGCTGGGCTTAA
- a CDS encoding ATP-binding protein yields the protein MRNRQLTLSFPSTLYLSPVLDLLVADVPPALLPLVRLGLQEALVNAAKHGNNLDPSKAVRVHYQGGADWWCWAIEDQGAGCPECACLHQGPEGAWESGRGLYILHQVFDQVEWCTQRQRLHLTKRLAEVPPCP from the coding sequence GTGCGTAATCGGCAACTGACGCTGAGTTTTCCTTCTACTCTTTATCTGAGTCCGGTATTGGATTTATTGGTGGCGGACGTGCCCCCGGCCTTGTTGCCCCTGGTGCGATTGGGATTGCAGGAAGCATTGGTGAATGCGGCCAAACACGGCAACAACCTCGACCCCAGCAAAGCCGTCCGGGTGCATTACCAGGGGGGGGCGGACTGGTGGTGTTGGGCGATCGAAGACCAGGGGGCGGGTTGCCCGGAGTGCGCCTGTTTACACCAAGGGCCGGAGGGGGCGTGGGAATCCGGGCGGGGTTTGTATATTTTGCATCAGGTGTTTGACCAGGTGGAATGGTGTACCCAGCGCCAACGGTTACATCTCACCAAACGACTGGCGGAGGTTCCCCCATGTCCCTAG
- a CDS encoding DNA-methyltransferase, translated as MMKLPLFADSQFILEDNYTQDAEMILYHGDAKELIKEIPDETISLVITSPPYNIGKNYENTTSIDTYLESQTQVIKDLYRILKYDGSVCWQVGNFVQDGEIYPLDILYYPIFKRLGFYLRNRIIWYFGHGLHASKRFSGRYETILWFSKTHQYKFNLDPVRVPSKYPGKRHFKGNNIGKPSGNPLGKNPSDVWELMIKEWDESLWNIPNVKSNHPEKTIHPCQYPIELVERCVLAMTDVGDWVFDPYAGVGSALIASIIHSRRVMGSEKEEKYIEIAKERIRNYWNGSLKIRPLGKPVHQPTGREKVAQVPDEWQANSQIKLIDE; from the coding sequence ATGATGAAACTGCCTCTATTTGCTGATTCTCAATTCATACTTGAGGATAATTATACTCAAGATGCAGAAATGATTCTTTATCATGGAGACGCAAAAGAATTGATCAAAGAAATACCTGATGAAACCATATCCCTAGTTATTACTTCTCCCCCTTATAATATCGGTAAAAATTATGAAAATACAACCTCAATAGATACCTATTTAGAATCTCAAACTCAGGTAATCAAAGATCTATACCGAATCCTAAAGTATGATGGAAGTGTCTGTTGGCAAGTTGGAAATTTTGTCCAAGATGGTGAAATTTATCCATTAGATATTCTATATTATCCGATTTTTAAGCGCTTAGGCTTTTACCTGAGAAATCGGATTATTTGGTATTTTGGGCATGGATTACACGCATCCAAGCGATTTTCTGGCCGCTACGAAACGATTTTATGGTTTAGTAAAACGCATCAATATAAATTCAATCTTGATCCGGTCAGGGTACCATCTAAATACCCAGGTAAGCGTCATTTTAAGGGAAATAATATCGGTAAACCTTCGGGGAATCCTCTAGGCAAAAATCCATCCGATGTTTGGGAGTTAATGATTAAAGAATGGGATGAATCATTGTGGAATATCCCCAATGTTAAATCTAATCATCCTGAAAAAACGATTCATCCCTGTCAGTACCCGATAGAGTTAGTAGAACGGTGCGTTTTAGCCATGACGGATGTGGGGGATTGGGTTTTTGATCCATACGCGGGAGTTGGCAGTGCTTTAATTGCTTCTATTATTCATTCCCGTCGAGTGATGGGTAGCGAAAAAGAAGAAAAATATATTGAAATCGCCAAAGAAAGAATTAGAAACTATTGGAATGGCTCATTAAAAATTAGACCTTTAGGTAAACCCGTGCATCAACCTACCGGCAGAGAGAAGGTGGCTCAAGTTCCAGATGAATGGCAAGCTAATTCTCAAATAAAACTTATAGATGAGTGA